From a region of the Triticum aestivum cultivar Chinese Spring chromosome 7D, IWGSC CS RefSeq v2.1, whole genome shotgun sequence genome:
- the LOC123169591 gene encoding F-box protein At5g49610, with translation MPDRKGATRLEDLPKEMMHQILIRLPGKAVGRCRAVIKSWCSATSTPEFKLEHHRRQPLLPIVNGEGRPASYVVLGDAGAGTSNQELWPLVREDKQNFNILIGSCDGFFIIFRRGPSQFCICNPVTRKAALLPEPSGQYNFLIGFYIHHPTGEYRVLWVSTSHLFSKITLYILTVGYDKPRHAIVRMPAVSSPSMQQKLLTGLSLSSKHSSPVHHRGSLHWCLHGAGDVTGDAGDIIVFDTEAESFRLMHSPAQSCSNRKLFDMKGTLAFWAGSTPSFTSMDVWVMQDYEAEIWAFKYRIELSTVEASRQLYLSSYKKKKKTPHDSAVQSFDDMAVLNEREVLIRFNDKHVLRCDIDGKFLGLVNIAKSQYCMSLTQHHLQESILPIPSHEMQG, from the coding sequence ATGCCGGACAGGAAGGGCGCCACCCGGCTCGAGGATCTGCCCAAGGAGATGATGCACCAAATACTCATCCGGTTGCCGGGCAAGGCCGTTGGCCGCTGCCGTGCGGTAATCAAGTCGTGGTGCAGTGCCACATCCACACCTGAATTCAAGCTCGAACACCACCGCCGCCAGCCGTTGCTCCCTATTGTCAATGGGGAGGGGCGGCCCGCCAGTTATGTTGTCTTGGGTGACGCTGGTGCTGGCACCTCCAATCAAGAGCTCTGGCCCTTGGTCCGGGAAGACAAACAAAATTTCAACATTCTCATAGGCTCCTGTGATGGCTTCTTCATTATCTTCCGACGCGGGCCATCTCAATTCTGCATCTGCAACCCGGTCACCCGCAAGGCTGCTCTACTACCGGAGCCTTCAGGGCAATACAACTTCCTAATTGGTTTCTACATCCACCATCCAACTGGAGAATATAGGGTGCTTTGGGTCTCAACGTCACATCTCTTTTCTAAAATCACCTTATACATCCTCACAGTGGGATATGACAAGCCGAGGCATGCAATAGTTAGAATGCCAGCGGTCTCATCACCTTCCATGCAACAGAAGTTACTGACTGGGCTGAGCTTGTCATCCAAGCATTCATCACCAGTCCACCACCGTGGCAGCCTGCACTGGTGTCTTCATGGTGCCGGTGACGTTACGGGAGATGCTGGAGACATTATTGTGTTCGACACAGAAGCTGAGTCATTCCGGTTGATGCACAGTCCCGCCCAGTCATGCTCTAATAGGAAGTTGTTCGACATGAAAGGGACGCTTGCTTTCTGGGCTGGCTCGACTCCTAGTTTCACCTCTATGGATGTCTGGGTGATGCAAGATTATGAGGCTGAGATCTGGGCTTTCAAGTACCGGATTGAACTGTCAACGGTGGAGGCATCACGACAACTTTATCTAAGTTcttacaaaaagaaaaagaaaacaccacatgattcAGCGGTGCAGTCGTTTGATGATATGGCTGTGCTAAATGAGCGTGAGGTGCTGATCAGATTCAATGACAAACATGTGTTGCGATGTGACATTGATGGCAAATTCTTAGGTTTGGTTAATATTGCTAAGAGTCAATATTGTATGTCGCTTACTCAGCACCATCTTCAAGAGAGCATTCTTCCAATTCCGTCCCATGAGATGCAAGGATAA